From Polyangia bacterium, one genomic window encodes:
- a CDS encoding RMD1 family protein — MAEQTHTFYALAFVENFSLKELTVRYPEGKRTHQMLWFPAAAGGTVFMFPSGTVVFHNVGQAGREAELLRLRRSLPKLSDAQVFGEQFAVREILGAKTDIVNGVLELSELGFERAGVVAVSVAQSVAMEYYERIVDQMFTETDRLVERLEKVGTMPVFTRKLHKFIGAAIGTRSEVLSVLHLFDKPDAAWDDPGADHIYEQLRAEFDLVDRHQALELKLRSVQEALELVTDIARDKRLVLLEVSVVLLIVLEIVLNFFRH, encoded by the coding sequence GTGGCCGAGCAAACCCACACTTTTTATGCCCTCGCCTTCGTCGAGAACTTCTCGCTGAAGGAACTGACGGTGCGCTATCCGGAGGGCAAGCGCACGCACCAGATGCTGTGGTTTCCGGCGGCGGCAGGCGGCACGGTGTTCATGTTTCCTTCCGGCACGGTGGTCTTTCACAACGTCGGTCAGGCCGGGCGCGAAGCCGAACTTTTGCGGCTGCGCCGGTCGCTGCCCAAGCTCAGCGACGCCCAGGTCTTCGGCGAACAGTTCGCGGTGCGGGAGATCCTGGGCGCCAAGACGGACATCGTAAATGGCGTGCTGGAGCTGTCGGAGCTCGGCTTCGAGAGGGCCGGCGTGGTGGCGGTGTCTGTCGCCCAGAGCGTGGCCATGGAGTACTACGAACGCATCGTCGATCAGATGTTCACCGAGACCGATCGCCTGGTCGAGCGCCTGGAGAAGGTCGGCACCATGCCCGTCTTCACGCGCAAGCTGCACAAGTTCATCGGCGCCGCCATCGGCACGCGCAGCGAGGTGCTGTCTGTGTTGCACCTGTTCGACAAGCCCGACGCGGCCTGGGATGATCCCGGCGCCGACCACATCTACGAACAGCTGCGGGCCGAATTCGATCTCGTCGACCGCCATCAAGCCTTGGAGCTGAAGCTGCGCAGCGTGCAGGAGGCGCTGGAGCTGGTCACCGACATCGCCCGCGACAAGCGCCTGGTGTTGCTGGAGGTGTCGGTGGTGCTCCTGATCGTCCTGGAAATTGTCCTCAATTTCTTTCGCCACTGA
- a CDS encoding ABC transporter substrate-binding protein, whose protein sequence is MRSITTAAIGVAIGGMVLSVALGGCQNGGPQEDDRLVFFNWWTSPGELAALNKLVAVYTDRYPAVAVENAVVTGGPATDLHQRLYNQGLAIGHPPDTYQVHIGAEARADLTYLQPIDDLYALYNWEAVFPPAVLALSKFAGSYYTVPLNVHRSNVLWYRKDSLAKVNRPPPATWDQFFVVADALKAIGEEVFVWNPARDPADPSNRVSWTTHHIFESILLSQLGNTRFLGLFDGSQSWNTPEVLAAFATLDRLLAYAKPMPDSATYDMTAMTSNDKPAALALMGDWSEGDLTALGFRPDVDFGWAAAPGTADYFLFLSDSFPLPRGAPHERNGRRWLEVIGSKDGQDAFNPAKGSIPSRLDADLSNYDSYHKSAITDFGSKTLVPSLAHGLAARPAFTQAYYEIIGKFLDDRDATAAAAALDAACTGSCS, encoded by the coding sequence ATGCGTTCAATAACAACGGCGGCGATCGGTGTGGCGATCGGGGGGATGGTTCTGTCGGTGGCGCTCGGCGGCTGCCAGAACGGGGGTCCCCAGGAAGACGATCGCCTGGTCTTTTTCAACTGGTGGACCAGCCCCGGCGAGCTGGCCGCCTTGAACAAGCTGGTCGCCGTCTACACCGATCGCTACCCCGCGGTGGCGGTGGAGAACGCCGTGGTCACCGGCGGGCCCGCCACCGATCTGCACCAACGCCTGTACAACCAGGGCCTGGCCATCGGTCACCCGCCCGACACCTATCAGGTGCACATCGGCGCCGAGGCGCGCGCCGACCTGACCTATCTGCAGCCCATCGACGATCTGTACGCCCTGTACAACTGGGAGGCGGTCTTTCCGCCGGCGGTGCTGGCGCTGTCGAAATTCGCCGGCTCGTATTACACGGTTCCGCTGAACGTTCACCGCAGCAACGTGCTTTGGTACCGCAAAGACAGCCTGGCCAAAGTCAACCGGCCGCCGCCCGCCACCTGGGATCAATTCTTCGTCGTCGCCGACGCGCTGAAGGCGATCGGCGAAGAGGTGTTCGTCTGGAACCCGGCGCGCGACCCGGCGGATCCGTCGAACCGCGTCAGCTGGACCACCCATCACATCTTCGAGAGCATCTTGCTGTCGCAGCTGGGCAACACGCGCTTTCTGGGTTTGTTCGACGGCTCGCAATCATGGAACACGCCCGAGGTGCTGGCGGCGTTCGCCACGCTGGATCGCCTGCTGGCGTACGCCAAACCGATGCCCGACAGTGCAACCTATGACATGACGGCGATGACCAGCAACGACAAGCCGGCGGCCCTGGCGCTGATGGGTGATTGGTCGGAGGGCGATCTGACCGCGCTGGGATTTCGGCCCGACGTCGACTTTGGCTGGGCGGCAGCGCCGGGCACCGCCGACTATTTTCTGTTCTTGAGCGATTCGTTCCCGCTGCCCAGGGGTGCGCCGCACGAACGCAACGGTCGCCGCTGGCTGGAGGTGATCGGCTCAAAAGACGGCCAGGATGCGTTCAATCCCGCCAAGGGATCGATCCCGTCGCGGCTGGACGCCGACCTTTCGAACTACGACAGCTATCACAAATCAGCGATCACCGACTTTGGCAGCAAGACCCTGGTGCCGAGCCTGGCGCACGGCCTGGCGGCGCGGCCGGCGTTCACCCAGGCGTATTACGAGATCATCGGCAAATTCCTGGACGATCGCGACGCGACGGCCGCGGCGGCGGCGCTGGACGCCGCGTGCACAGGCTCGTGCAGCTAG